In the genome of Pirellulales bacterium, the window GCACACTTGGTCCGCTTGACGCTTTCCATGGTGGCTTCCGGCAGCGGCGTGCCGGTGCGGGCCATGACATCGACGCCCGCCTCTTGCACATCCCAATTGATTTTGACGCCCGTGGCGTCGATGCATTTGCGGGCCGCCTCGGCCAACTCCGGCCCGGTGCCGTCGCCCATGATTAACGTAACATCGTGTGCCATGATGGTTCTGCTTTCAGTTTTCAATTGCGCGCTGCCGCCGTCACTCCCTCGAAAAAATCGTACGAAATCTGCTCGTGAAAATTAACAAATGCAGCGCGGAGCGTCAACGAGGTCTGGCTAATACACAGCACGTAACATAATCAGCGTGCAGGAAGCACTATAAGTTGTCGTGGCTACTTCTGTTTATTTGTTGTCGGTCGGGGAACGATGTGGATCGACCATTAGAGTGAAGTAATTGATGTCCGTCCCCTCAAGTAGCTTTTCCACAATCTCGACAAACATTTTTTGCGATTGTTCCGGAGATAAATTATTGTACGGTCCCGTCTTAAATTCGAAGTAAGCTCGCTGGTGTTTGAGGTTCTCAGCCACCAGGCGAAATTTGCTCCACTGAGAACCGTAGTTATGTACTTCCTCCCACTGATAAGAACCAACGGC includes:
- a CDS encoding DUF4231 domain-containing protein — encoded protein: MKDFNYLDERFDPQLKYFEAKSAFNQRRYLLMRRLMLIASWLTPVAIFVQFLVVKDWRDYWAIVPMILSTIAVGSYQWEEVHNYGSQWSKFRLVAENLKHQRAYFEFKTGPYNNLSPEQSQKMFVEIVEKLLEGTDINYFTLMVDPHRSPTDNK